The window AAGACCAGAGCCGCGCAAACATAGGCCGATCCAATCGAATAGCTGTAGAAGAAGTTTTCCTGATAGACGCCTCCGAATCGTCTCTCGGACAGCGCGATGGCGAAGACAGCGTAGAGCAGTGTACAGGCAGCCACGTGAGGCCAACGCAGCCTTCCGCCAATGACCGTGTCACGCACGATCTTGCCCAGGAACATCGCTGAAAGATTCAGGCCGACCTCCATGAGCGAGGAGACCGTTCTGCTCTCGATCAGGATCGCTGCAGCGGTCCCAACCAGCGCGGCCGCGACGACGACACCAACAGCCGTAAAGCGGTGGTTCAACAGCCCCATGGCGAAGAGAATGGTGCAGCTGACATAAAACAGCAGCTCGATGGCCAGCGTCCAGTAGAAGACCCAGAGATTCGGGATGTTTGCGAAGGTTTGCAGCATCGTCACGTTGGCGATGACCTGCGACAGGGGATAGACTGTGGAATCCAGCACCAGCATCGTGGCGAGCCCGATCACCATCGAGGTCCAATAGGCCGGATAGAGCCGGAAGAAGCGGCTGATTGCAAAATCCCGGACGGGGGTTGCGCTATCAGGAAAACTGAACGGAATCACGAAGCCGCTGACGAAGAAGAACAGGACGACCCCAAATCGTCCGAAGTTCATGTAGTAGCCGATCGTGTCGTGAAACATCCAATAATACGCGCCGGTCGGGTGCTTCTGCACGATCACTTCGAGCACGTGCTGGAGCAGCACCGCCAGCACCGCGATGCCGCGCAGCGTATCAATGAACGCGAGCCTTCTATGCATGATCTGATCTCACCTGCCCGCACCCAGCGCCGTTCCAGGCACATCAGCGTCGAATCCATCCAGTGAACGGATCGGCCGCGGCAGCTGAACCGGAGTTACGTCACCGGCCCGCGCGGACGTCGCCCGCTTGGAAAACACCTCGCTGAAGCTCAATGCGATGATCAGTAGGCCGGACGCCGGGCCATAGTTCAGGACCGTGATCGTAAACAGGTTGATGACGAAGATCAGCGTCAGCTTGTACACGTCGGTCGCACCAAAAGTCGCCCGGAATACCATAACCATGAATGCGACGAACGGCAGCCCGAACATCAAATAGGTCCCGATGTAGAAATTATCGACCGGCACCCAAAACGACGCGAGCGGCGAGAACAGCTTCTGCGGATAATTGAAGCAGCCGGCGCCGCAGCCGGTCACCAGACCAATCGGCATGAGCTGGCTCATGTAGACAAACGGCAGCTGCCAGCTGTTATTGATGCGGTCGATAATGCTGAATAGGCTCGAGTGCGGTATGGCTGCAGTTCCCGACGCAGCCACGATCAGAAAGAACGGAACAAAGATCGCAGCGAATGACCACAACGCGATATTCCTGATGGCGGGGAAACGTGACTTCTCCGGCAGCATGCGGACGAGCACCAGCAGCGCCAGGTACAGCACGAGGACGATCATGGTCGTCTTGCTGGTGGTCAGGCGGATCGTGTACACGGCAATGGAACCAAACAGAAGGCACCATGCCGTGCTTTTGCGAATCGAGGTGATCGCGAACGAAACAAGGATGAAGAAGGCCGCCATGGTGTTGTCGGCGGCAAAGCCCATCAGACGCTGATCGTCTCCACCATAGGCCCACCACAATCGGCCCGCCTCACGGACGGCACCGAACGATTCATATTTGTATCCGACCCAGGGCATCACGTAGTATTTAGTCAGGATCACGCCGACCACCGAAAGATAGAAAGTCACGGCAATGACCGAGAGCAGCTTTCGGTAGGAGCCCAGGCTCGAATCGCAGAACAAAAACCCAACGAACACCGGCAGCATCATCTTGAATGATGACACCGCCGCGTTGCCGGTTCCAAGCATGAAATAGCCGAGCACAAGCGAGAGCATGATCTGAACGAACGTCAGCGTCGCCAATGTGCTGCGGTTGCGCAGCGTGCAATGGACGATGAACTGGACGAGGCACAGAAGCGCAATGCCGTCCGGTAGGTACCAGAGCGGATCCAGGTGAAGAATACTGGTGGCGTAACGGATCACGCCGCCGAAGGCGTCCCGGATCAGATAGGTGCCGAGCGCGATCGCCTCAATATTGAGGCTGATCAACGTTATCCGCGGGCGATGCAGGCCAAGCGCAGTCATATGCAGCTCAGTTCGTCAGCCGCGCCGACGGCGCGGGCGTCGCCGAGAAATCGGGCCGGCGTCCAAGAAGGTTGCGAAGGAATTCGCCGCCGGGAATCTCGATATAGCGGTAGGTGTAGTGCGACACCGCGAACACGGCGGCGAGTGACACGATGAGATTCAGCGTCGCAGGCAATCCCGGTCGGATCGCATCGAATGCCGCAATCCGCGATGCCCCGAGCGCTCGCACGAAGTACTCGGCAAGCAGCACCACCAGCGCGTGCACCATATAGATTGAGTAGGATCGGCGCCCGAGCCACACCAGCGGCTTGGTCACCAGCATCCTGGGGACCAACAGCGCATCAGGAAATGCCAGCAGGCTGCCGAGAAATACCGAAAAAATCAACGGCGCAAGGAAGCTGGCGGCCGGATAGGCCTCGACAACGCTCACGAGAACGACGCTGGCGATCATGCCAACCAGTTGCACAATGCCTTGCGTGAGTGGCCCTGGCTTGCCGGGCAACCCGCGAACCACTCTCACCGTCAGCACACCCAGGAAGAAGCTCACGAAGCAGCGCAGGATGCCGAAATCGGTCTGCAGCCCCAGACTTTTCTTGTCCAACACGAACACGATGAAGGCCAGGCTTCCGGCCGCGATCAGTCCCGAGAGCGCATAGAACAGCGACAGCGAGCGCATGCGCTGGGCCAGCAGGACGACCAGGCCAAAGACCAGATACGTATAGAATTCGACACTGATGCTCCAGCTCGGCGCATTCCAGCTGAGATAGTCGACAAATCCCATCGAGTGCAGAAGAAAAACGTTGAGCAGGAACGAATACGAGTTGTTCACCTCGAAGGCGGCCGGCGCAGCAACTACGATTCCGGCCATGACCAAACTGATGCGCAGGAGGCGAAACAGCAGATTCGCGACCAGCATCACAAGATGCAGCGGATAAACGCGCGCCAGACGTCGCACCATGAAGTCACGCAGCGAGAAGCAACCGAACTCACCCTCGACAGAGCTGAGCGACATCACCATTCCGCTGAGAACGAAGAACAGATCGACAAGCAGCCACGAACTTCGGAAGAACGAGCAGTCGATCCACGCATTGTGGGGGAACACCGCGAGGAATGTCGGCATCAGCAGGAGATGGTGGATCACCACGGATGTCGCCGCGATACCCCTGATGCTGTCGAGCGGCAGGATATGCGCTTTCTCACGATGAACCGAGCCCGTCACATCCACATTCCGTAGCTATTGCGCCGCAGCAGTCTGTAGGACATCGCGCGCACTTTCAATCCTCACGATCGACGACTTGCTTCTGATGCATGACGGTCAATTAAAAATTCATCGCTCGCGACTCATTCCGACATGCGGAGGACAAGCTTGCGCCACTTTCTCGATCGCGCGATGACCATGACGCGTCGCATTCATGCTTGCGGGACATTTGCGAGCAAAGTTTGCGCGGAATCCGGCGTTGTTGCGATCGCCGCGAAACGCGCCGCGCGAATTCATCTTTTGTAGCGTGGAACACAATCGCACGTCGTGGATATGACGAGTTCGCCTCACGGATCTTCCGATCTGCAACATTCGTGAGCAGCAGACTGCCAATCTCTCGGGCATCGCAACTCCTCGTTTTGCAACCGCAAGCAATGGAGCGACACGTTTGCGTCCAATACGATTGATTGAAACCAACTTTTGCGCCGCACAAAATTTGACACAGTTACCTGTCAGATTTCGCTCACACTCGTTAGCAGAATGAAGGGACTCGCATGGGCTGCGGATCTAAACGTTGCCGATCGAAGCCACTGTGGCTGCCAATCATCTTAGCGTCCTCTGCAATGGTCGCGACGAGTCTTGGTCCCTGCCAGGCTCAGTGCGTCGAGTTCTCGGACCGCGCCTCGCAGATTGATCTCGACGCATTCGTCAAATCGCCGTCCTCGCTCTTGGAGCGGTTGCGCAACGACAAGGAGAAGCTGAAGTACCGGCTCTCCACTTATCTCGCCACCAATCCTTCCGTATTGCCGTCGGTGCAGACACTCATTACCGAATCGACCCCCAACGATCGTACGGCGATCGGCGCTGCGCTGCGGCTCGCCGAAGCCAGATGCACCACGACCAAGCCGGATGCTGCGCGTAAGATCAGGGATTTTACCAAGCGGATCGGCGATCTTTCCGTGCAGGCGGGCTATTCCGCGGTGGGGGACGACGATTCCGGCGCCCCGCTGCAACCGCGTGACAAGACTTCGGCGCAACCCTCAGGGGGTACGGCGCTCCTCGAAGGGGAATGGAAGACGCAATTGTCCGATCCGTTCAAGCCCGTTCCCATTCCTCATTGATCATAAGGCAGCTGTCCGCAAATGTATCAGCCCAGAGAACAGTTCCAGTCGGGTCACAGGTTTGCTATCGAGTTTGGCGGAGCGGTCCTGAGCTTCGAGCGAGTGACCGACGTGCTCCGCCGCCAATGGCCGATCATCGCGATCTCCGTCGGAGCCGCGCTTGCCCTCGTGCTCGTTTATCTGGTCACGGCACAGCCAATGTATACGGCAAATGCCCGTATCATGATGGACACGCGCCAGACCCAGGTTCTGGACAAGGATAGCGGAACCAACAGCGCTCTCATCGATACTGGCTTTGTCGACAGCCAGGTCGAGGTCATCAATTCGGACGATCTCGTCCTATCGGTCGTTCGCCGTCTGCATCTGACCGAAGACCCCGAGTTCAACGGTTCCAATCCGGGCGCCCTCGCTGTCGTTCTTGGCAAGATCATGTCGCTGTTCGAATCCGGTGAACCACCGTCGCAGGAGCGCATCGAGCATGCCGTGGTCGAGCTGATCCAGAAGAATCTCAGGGTCGAGCGCGTCCTGCAGACCTACGTGCTCTCTCTCAGCTACAAGGCTCCATCACCGGACAAGGCCGTCAAGATTGCCAATGCGATCGCTGATGCCTACATCGTGGGCGCGCTCGAGGCCAAATATCAGTCCACCAAGCGAGCGACTGAATGGCTGCAGCAGCGAAGCGTCGAGCTGAGCGAGCAGGCCACGGCGAGTGACCGGGCGGTGCAGAGCTTCAAGGCGGAGCACAATATTGTCGGGACCAGCCGCGGATTGATGTCCGAACAACAGCTGTCCGACCTGAATACGCAGCTGGTTCAAGCTCGGGCCGCAACGGCGGAAGCGAAGGCCCGCCTCGACCGAATCCAGGCTGTTTCCGAACAAGACCTCGTCCAGCCGACGGTGACGGACGCCCTCAACAACTCGGTGATCACGCGCCTACGCGCCCAGTATCTCGACCTCCAGGCTCAATATGCTGATTTGTCACGACGCTACGGCACAACTCATCTTGCGACGATTAACCTCGCCAACAAGATGGAGGAGCTGCGCAAGAATATCGCGGACGAGATGCACCGGATCGCAGATGCCTATCGCAGCGATTATGAGATCGCAAAGAGCCGCGAGGCATCTCTTGACAAGAACGTGAAGGATCTCGTCGCCCAAGCAGGGCCCACCGGCCAGGCGGAAGTCAGGCTGCGCGACCTCGAAAGTGCAGCCGATACGTATCGCAATCTCTACAACAACTTCCTGGAAAAGCTGCAGAGCGCCACCCAAAATCAGAGCTTTCCCCTGAGCGAGGCGCGTCTGATCAGCACCGCGACCAAACCCGATCGAAAGAGCTCGCCGCGCACAGTTCTGGCGTTGATCGGCGGCCTGGTCGGTGGCCTCTGTCTGGGACTCGGCGTCGCGTTCGCCCGCGAATTCCTGAGTGACGTGCTGCGGACCCCTGGCGAGGTCGAGGAGGAGCTCGGCGTGAAGTGTCTCGGCGTGCTTCCCGATGTGCGTCCCGCGAGCAAAGCAAGGACATTATTGTCCAAGTCCGTCACTAGCAGTGCCCCGGATCTCTCTCGCTACGTCGTCGACCATCCGTTCTCACGGTTTGCCGAAACGCTGCGCAACATCAAGGTGTCGATCGACGTCGCGCGACTGACCCGGGAAATCAAGGTCATTGGCATTGTGTCATCGCTCCCAAAGGAGGGAAAAACGACGGTCGCGGCAAATTTCGCCCAGTTGATCGCCCTCACCGGGCACCCCACCCTCCTGATCGACGGCGATCTTCATACCCGTTCATTGACCCGCGAACTCGCGCCCAATGCCAAGACGGGCCTTGTCGAGACGTTGAACGACCCAGCCAGCCTCGGCTACCATGTCCAGCGGAGCAAGGAGACGGGTCTGGATTTCCTGCCATCAGTCGTTGCTTCGCGCATGGTCAACTCGGCGGACGTGATTGGCTCAAAGGCCATGGCCGAGCTGCTCAAAGCGCTGAGAGAGCATTACGAGTACATCGTGATCGATCTTGCGCCAATGATGCCAGTGGCTGACTCCAAGGCCTTCAGCCCCCTCATCGATACAATGGTCTACGTGATCGAATGGGGACAGACGACGCGATCCGCCCTTCAGGAGTCCATTTCAGGCTCCGAAGTCCTTCAGAAGAAGCTGCTGGGTGCCGTTCTCAATCGCGCTAACCCGAAGATGCTCAAGCGCATCGAGGCATATAAGGGCAAGCACCATAACAGCTACTATGTGGAGCACGCCTGAGCGGCCCCCTCGCCTCGCTCGACCCGACAGGCGCAGTGGAAGCTCGCGAGCAATTGGGCTTGCCGTCTTCGGTAGGCCGCAGTCCGCCGGTCGGCTCCGTCGTGAGCCGACTGTTTCGTTCGCCTCCTTCGGGAAGGATTGGATCCGCCCGCTTTCACGCAGCGAATTTGCCAGCTGCTGCGATTAGGACGAGCGCAGGGTGACGCCCGGGGCCAGCGCGAACTGAGCTCCGTATTCATCCGGAATCCACATTCCACCACCGTTGCCCTAGCTGAAAGCCGGGATTGACTGGCAACCGACGGTCGCGACATTGTCCGAGACGCTATTTGGTCGCCGTCAAGCTTTCCTGGCTTTAGTGATGATCGGCTGCCGCAGGCTTAGGTACCTTTTCTTTCGGGTTCCCTGAGGCTAAGTTGAACTCATTCTCGTTGCTCGTTTTTGGTCGGTTCGGATGCTGATCGTCCTCACTGTTTTGTCAATTTGGATCCTGCTCAACATCCTCTTCGTGTTGATCGTGG is drawn from Bradyrhizobium diazoefficiens and contains these coding sequences:
- a CDS encoding acyltransferase — protein: MHRRLAFIDTLRGIAVLAVLLQHVLEVIVQKHPTGAYYWMFHDTIGYYMNFGRFGVVLFFFVSGFVIPFSFPDSATPVRDFAISRFFRLYPAYWTSMVIGLATMLVLDSTVYPLSQVIANVTMLQTFANIPNLWVFYWTLAIELLFYVSCTILFAMGLLNHRFTAVGVVVAAALVGTAAAILIESRTVSSLMEVGLNLSAMFLGKIVRDTVIGGRLRWPHVAACTLLYAVFAIALSERRFGGVYQENFFYSYSIGSAYVCAALVFIAFAAFGERMAWRPMAFVGVISYSVYLMSPFVIVWVHRLVWFGDGPLGWSIFAVVIVALSVLVSWVTYSLVEKPSISFGHRFRSERRRRAALEPTFSTQGAAE
- a CDS encoding acyltransferase — encoded protein: MTGSVHREKAHILPLDSIRGIAATSVVIHHLLLMPTFLAVFPHNAWIDCSFFRSSWLLVDLFFVLSGMVMSLSSVEGEFGCFSLRDFMVRRLARVYPLHLVMLVANLLFRLLRISLVMAGIVVAAPAAFEVNNSYSFLLNVFLLHSMGFVDYLSWNAPSWSISVEFYTYLVFGLVVLLAQRMRSLSLFYALSGLIAAGSLAFIVFVLDKKSLGLQTDFGILRCFVSFFLGVLTVRVVRGLPGKPGPLTQGIVQLVGMIASVVLVSVVEAYPAASFLAPLIFSVFLGSLLAFPDALLVPRMLVTKPLVWLGRRSYSIYMVHALVVLLAEYFVRALGASRIAAFDAIRPGLPATLNLIVSLAAVFAVSHYTYRYIEIPGGEFLRNLLGRRPDFSATPAPSARLTN
- a CDS encoding AAA family ATPase; the encoded protein is MYQPREQFQSGHRFAIEFGGAVLSFERVTDVLRRQWPIIAISVGAALALVLVYLVTAQPMYTANARIMMDTRQTQVLDKDSGTNSALIDTGFVDSQVEVINSDDLVLSVVRRLHLTEDPEFNGSNPGALAVVLGKIMSLFESGEPPSQERIEHAVVELIQKNLRVERVLQTYVLSLSYKAPSPDKAVKIANAIADAYIVGALEAKYQSTKRATEWLQQRSVELSEQATASDRAVQSFKAEHNIVGTSRGLMSEQQLSDLNTQLVQARAATAEAKARLDRIQAVSEQDLVQPTVTDALNNSVITRLRAQYLDLQAQYADLSRRYGTTHLATINLANKMEELRKNIADEMHRIADAYRSDYEIAKSREASLDKNVKDLVAQAGPTGQAEVRLRDLESAADTYRNLYNNFLEKLQSATQNQSFPLSEARLISTATKPDRKSSPRTVLALIGGLVGGLCLGLGVAFAREFLSDVLRTPGEVEEELGVKCLGVLPDVRPASKARTLLSKSVTSSAPDLSRYVVDHPFSRFAETLRNIKVSIDVARLTREIKVIGIVSSLPKEGKTTVAANFAQLIALTGHPTLLIDGDLHTRSLTRELAPNAKTGLVETLNDPASLGYHVQRSKETGLDFLPSVVASRMVNSADVIGSKAMAELLKALREHYEYIVIDLAPMMPVADSKAFSPLIDTMVYVIEWGQTTRSALQESISGSEVLQKKLLGAVLNRANPKMLKRIEAYKGKHHNSYYVEHA